One window of the Panulirus ornatus isolate Po-2019 chromosome 12, ASM3632096v1, whole genome shotgun sequence genome contains the following:
- the LOC139751745 gene encoding uncharacterized protein, with amino-acid sequence MLVVVLTLLLTAAAAVSGQTVTECRVCPGSCLAVPRSDGSCPVCICDGVALADCPSGPVECPTECRVERAPDGCRRCACPQRDPVVCPALPSCPEDCQQNIDDNGCPVCVCDTPQRACPDINCPQECNVELGEDGCPTCRCDSAGVCPAIPACLRGCIERDENEACFFCNCSLVDTNAFDSFGRDSLPPWSFGRRPFGFESFDDDYPLVPQLFERRPFGLDPSNRRPIPGFGQVDGPSPRCRQEQRLLCPPGCRMAVAAHGCRECFCGDDAYLCPGVPSCASRCQFLSSEDRCCRCQCRRQRPNIVTGSLPLGPLTPFLPMGPITPNTIPGIIISLTPIAIPDREEERNCSQEPTTCAPGCRLTQDSDGCRLCVCPGDLCPRIRCPERCVQNLDSRGCPICNCGGRPPLPSQSEDTGDTEVAPDTEDEEGTAVEPEEPLVVGPSAAETPAEPDTPGSTDSAAAATDVDAAAQTDLPPATPT; translated from the exons ATGCTCGTGGTTGTGTTGACACTGCTGCTGACTGCGGCGGCTGCTGTGTCAGGACAGACAGTAACAG AGTGTCGTGTGTGCCCCGGATCTTGCCTGGCGGTGCCTCGCTCAGACGGCTCCTGTCCAGTCTGTATCTGCGATGGCGTGGCGCTAGCCGACTGTCCCAGTGGGCCGGTGGAGTGTCCGACCGAGTGTCGTGTCGAGCGCGCCCCTGACGGGTGTAGACGGTGTGCATGTCCCCAGCGTGATCCCGTAGTGTGCCCAGCCCTGCCTTCCTGCCCCGAGGACTGTCAGCAAAACATTGATGACAACggctgccccgtgtgtgtgtgcgacactcCCCAGCGCGCCTGCCCGGATATCAACTGCCCTCAGGAGTGCAACGTGGAGTTGGGAGAGGATGGCTGCCCTACCTGTCGCTGTGACTCAGCTGGTGTGTGCCCGGCCATCCCTGCCTGTCTTCGCGGTTGTATCGAGCGGGATGAAAACGAAGCTTGTTTCTTTTGTAACTGTTCGCTGGTCGACACTAATGCTTTTGATTCTTTCGGTCGAGACTCACTTCCACCGTGGTCGTTCGGAAGGAGGCCGTTTGGATTTGAGTCATTTGACGACGATTATCCTCTTGTACCACAGCTGTTTGAAAGGCGTCCCTTCGGGTTAGACCCTTCGAACAGACGCCCTATTCCTGGCTTCGGACAAGTGGATGGTCCCTCACCACGTTGTCGCCAAGAGCAGCGTTTGCTCTGCCCTCCAGGCTGCCGGATGGCTGTAGCTGCTCACGGGTGTCGCGAATGTTTCTGCGGAGACGACGCTTACCTTTGCCCAGGGGTGCCGAGTTGTGCCAGCCGCTGCCAATTCCTCAGCTCCGAGGACAGATGCTGTCGATGTCAGTGCCGCCGCCAACGGCCCAACATTGTCACCGGGAGTCTTCCACTTGGACCACTTACTCCTTTTCTACCCATGGGTCCCATCACACCAAACACGATACCTGGAATCATTATTAGTCTGACGCCCATTGCAATTCCTgacagagaagaggagagaaactgTTCGCAGGAGCCGACGACTTGTGCTCCAGGTTGCAGGCTGACCCAGGACAGTGATGGATGCCGGCTATGCGTATGCCCGGGCGACCTGTGTCCACGTATCCGCTGCCCTGAGCGATGTGTCCAGAACCTCGACTCTAGAGGATGCCCCATTTGTAATTGCGGTGGCCGGCCACCTCTGCCCTCCCAGTCTGAGGATACTGGTGACACTGAGGTGGCTCCTGACACTGAAGATGAGGAAGGAACGGCTGTTGAACCTGAGGAGCCTCTCGTTGTGGGACCCAGTGCTGCTGAGACGCCAGCAGAACCTGATACCCCCGGGTCGACAGACTCTGCGGCTGCTGCAACGGACGTCGACGCCGCAGCTCAGACTGATCTTCCACCTGCGACTCCTACATAA